The following is a genomic window from Burkholderiaceae bacterium DAT-1.
GGGATGTCAGTAAAAGATATCGATCTGTTCGAGCTCAATGAAGCGTTTGCCGCCGTGGTGTTGCGCTATATGGACGCGCTGGCCATTCCACACGACCGTATCAATGTGAACGGCGGTGCAATTGCGCTAGGCCATCCGCTGGGCGCGACTGGCGCGATGATTCTGGGCACGCTGCTCGATGAAATGGAACGGCGTAACGTGGGTACGGGCCTCGCCACCTTGTGTGTGGGTGCGGGTATGGGTACCGCGACCATCATCGAACGTGTCTAAGGAGAAAATTATGATCGACTACATCCTCGACACCGACGGCATTGCCAATCTGTGCTGGAATCTGTCTGGCCGCAGCCAGAATGTACTCAATGGCGAAAGCTGCGCGGCATTCTTTGACGCCATTGATCGTGCCATCGCCGACCCGGATGCACGCGCCATTCTGATTTCATCCGCCAAGTCTGACTTTATTGCCGGCGGCGATCTGGAATGGTTGCTGGCCAGCACCGAAGCCGAGACCTTGTTCAAACAAACGCGCACCATCCAGCAAGCCTTGCGCAAGCTGGAAACCTGCGGCAAACCGGTGGCCGCTGCACTCAATGGCAGCGCACTGGGCGGCGGGCTGGAAGTGGCGCTGGCTTGTCATTACCGTGTTGCTGCGGAGAATCCCAAGGCTCGCTTCGGTCTGCCCGAAGTCACGCTGGGACTCTTGCCCGGCGCAGGCGGCACGCAGCGATTGCCGCGCTTGATCGGCGTACAAGCTGCCCTGCCCCTACTGCTCGAAGGCAAGCGCCTGAAAGCCGCTGATGCGCTTAAACTCGGCATCGTTCAGGCTATTGTGCCTGCGGGCGATGAAGTACAAGCCGCCAAAGCGTGGCTTGTGAGCCAGTTGGATCAGCCTGTCTCCCAGCCTTGGGACAGCAAAGGCTACAAGGTCCCCGGTGGCGGCATCCAGACACCTGCCATCCAGCAAACCTTCATGGCGGCCAACGCGCTGCTGCGCCAGAAAACCAAGGGCAACTATCCTGCGGCGACCAGTATTCTGTCGTGCGTGTACGAAGGGCTGATCACCGATATCGATACCGGTCAGGCGACCGAGGCGCGCTACTTTGTGCAGGCAGTGCGTTCGCCTGAAGCCAAGGCCATGATCCGCACGCTGTTTTTCAGCATGAACGAGGCGAATAAACTGGCGAGTCGCCCGGCAGATATCCCTAAGCGCAGCTATGCCAGTATTGGTGTACTGGGCGCGGGCATGATGGGCGCAGGGATTGCCTATGTGGCGGCAAAGGCCGGGATGAAGGTCGTCCTGCTTGATTCGACGCAGGAAGCTGCCGAACGCGGCAAGCATTACAGCCGCACGCTCACCGACAAAGCCGTGCAGCGCGGCCAGATGACGCAGGAGAAGGCCGATGCCCTGCTGGCGCGGATTCTGCCCACAACCGATTACGCCGCACTGGACGGCGCCGAACTGGTGGTCGAGGCTGTCTTCGAGGATCGCGCCATCAAAGCCGATGTGACGCGACAGGCCGAAGCCATGCTCGCGCCGAATGGCATTTTTGCCTCCAACACATCGACCCTGCCGATCTCGGGGCTGGCCGAAGCCAGCGTGCGCCCGGAACGCTTTATCGGCCTGCATTTCTTCTCGCCAGTCGACAAAATGCCGCTGGTGGAAGTGATTATTGGCAAGGCCACCAGCGATGTCACACTGGCCGAATCACTGGACTTTGTCAAAGCACTCGGCATGACGCCGATTGTGGTCAACGACTCGCGCGGCTTCTACACCAGCCGCGTGTTCTCCACTTATGTGCTGGAAGGTCTGGCGATGCTGGCCGAGGGCGTCAAACCGGTACTGATCGAACGGGCCGGCCTGATGGCGGGCATGCCGGTCGGGCCTCTGGCGCTGACGGATGAAGTCTCTAGCGAACTGATCTGCAAGATCAACCGCCAGACTCGCGCCGATCTAGGCGATGCCTACACTGACAAGCCCGGCGAGCAGGTCGCCGAACGCATGGTCACCATTGGCCGTATCGGCAAGAAGGCGGGGCGCGGCTATTACGACTACCCAGCGGATGGCAAAAAGCAGCTGTGGGCGGGTCTTGCCGAGGAATTTCCTGTCGCTGCCGAGCAGCCCGATGTACAGGTACTGATCGAACGTTTTATCACCATTCAGGCCGTGGAAACCGCACGCTGCATGGCTGAAGGCGTGCTCATGCATGCGCGCGATGCGGATGTCGGGGCGATTCTGGGCTGGGGTTTTCCGGCCTATAAGGGCGGCCCGATCAGCCATATCGATACGGCGGGTCTGCCCGCCTTTATCGCGCAATGCGAGGCACTGGCGCATCAATTCGGCCCGCGCTTTGCACCGCCCCCTTGGATCAAGGAAATGGCAGCAACCGGTCGCACCTTCTACCCTGTGGCGGGTGCATAAGCATGGGGCCGCTGCACGGGGTAAAGGTCGTGGAAATTGCCGGACTTGGTCCGGCGCCATTCTGCGGCATGCTGCTGGCCGACATGGGCGCGCAAGTCATCCTGATCGACCGGCCAGTATCTCCCGTGCCAGACCCGCTCGCGCTGGGCAAAGCGGCCATTTTCAATCGCGGCAAACAATTGCTCAGGCTGGATCTTAAACAGCCCGAGGCAATCGCCACCGTCCTCGATCATCTGGCGGACGCCGATATCCTGATCGAGGGCATGCGCCCCGGCGTGATGGAGCGGCTCGGTTTAGGTCCTGACATTTGCCATGTGCGCAATCCGAAGCTGGTATACGGCCGCATGACCGGCTGGGGCCAGACCGGCCCCCTGGCACAGCATGCGGGCCATGACATCAACTTTGCGGCACTATCCGGCGCGCAGTGGTTTGCCGGTGCGCCGGGGGACGCACCACTGGTGCCACCTACCTTGGTAGGTGATCTCGGTGGCGGCGCCTTGTATCTGGCGATGGGGGTACTCGCCGCGCTGTTACACGCACGCCAGTCCGGACAGGGTCAGGTCGTCGATGCGGCCATTGTCGATGGCAGCGCCAACCTGATGAATCTGCTGCTGTCGCTGCATGCGGGCGGATTACAGCCGATGCAGCGCGGCACCGGTCTGCTGGATGGACCGCACTGGTATGGGGTGTATCGGTGCGCCTGCGGAGGCTGGCTGAGTGTAGGTGCGCTGGAAGCCCCCTTCTACGCCATCTTCCTCAACAAGCTGGGGCTGGCAGATGATCATGCCTTCAAGCGTCCGTTCGACCCGCGCACCTGGCCCGAGCTTCGCCAGCGTCTTTCCAGCCTGTTTGCATCACATCCGCGCACACACTGGATGAGCCTATTTGACGGGACGGATGCCTGTGTGGCGCCCGTTCTTTCACCGTTGGAATCAGCTGCGCATCCGCATCTGGGTGCACGCGGGGTATATCAGACCATTGACGGTGTATTTCAGGCTGCCCCGGCGCCACGATTCAGTCTCACACCAGCGCAAGCTGGACCAATACCTGCGGCCTGATGACATCCAGTTATTAGCACTAGGGTTCCTGCAAAAATCAAGTAACAAGAGATGGGCAGCCCACACTGGGGATGATGGGTTTACTTCAGTTGATATACCCAGTAAATAACGGGAGGCACATCAGGTATGCTCATCTCTCCGCCGGTCGACTCCACCTTCAGACTCTTCATGGCAGGAATCGTTGTGCTTGTACCGTTAATGACACTACCGAATACCGCATATCCCGTGTTGCCATTCGAGGCCGATGCATCCAGCTGGCTTCTATTGTCTACAAAATTGATATAGAACTGACTGGTCGCACTATTCGGGTCATTCGTTCTGGCCATGGCGATGGAGTACATCGTATTGTGCAGGCCAGTCAACGATGTAGGCTCAAGCTGGATGGGCAAATATGGTGGCGTTTTTTCAATAAACTGACCGGGAAGGTAGGTATACCCGCCCCCCTGACCGACAAATGATGCCACGATGCGATGGAATACAGTGCCACCATAAAAGCCTGAATTCACATATCTCAGAAAGTTAGCCGTAGTAATCGGCGCCTTGTCGTTCGCCAATCCAAAGACCAGCTCCCCAACACTCGTCTGCATACAGACTGTCTGCCCCGAATATGCGGTGGAAATTGCCATGCCCACTGCGCTGCACGGCCAAGGCTGTGGCGTAGTCCCTACCGCACCAGCACTATCCCGCACCCAGATATACTTCGGTGTAACAGGCAAAGTGGACGAGACCGTCAGCTGATTACTGGCATTGAAACAGCTATCTGTTGCCGCTGGTGCGGTTGCACTCTGGTTCATGCAATAGCCATTGATACCTGCTTTGGATGTCGCAATCACTGTGATGGTGATCTGGCCATTCTGTGGCTGTGACACACTCAGGTTGGTGATCGCCGGAGCGCCAGAAGGCGGAGGGGTTGGAGTGGGGGTTGGGCTTGGAGTGGGCGCAGGCGTAGTTCCACCTGATGAGTCGCTTCCACCGCCACAGGCAGCGAGTGTTACCAGTACCGGCATCAACAGAATATGCTTTAATGAACGCTTCATTTGATATCTCGTGTAAACACAACAGACAACACTGCAAAGCGGATCAATGAGCAAAAAATTGCCTGTAAGACCGCGTCAAGTCGTACATCAGGCCGCAGACGGCGCACTCCATGAAGCAAAGCACGCCGACCACAACACCTGGTGATGGGTAGGCCACACTGGGGCTAACGGGTTTACTTCAGCTGATAAGCCCAGTAAATGACAGGTGGCTTGATTGGCAAGCTGACTTCGCTACCATTGGATTGCACCTGCGTGCTTTGCAGCGCTGTGGTTGTGGTGCCAACTCCGGAAATTACACTGCCAAAAACAGCATAACCAGTATTAGCATTGGATGCAGATGCATTCAAAAGGCTGCTGTTATCTACAAGATTGATGTAGAACTGGCTAGTCGCACTATTCAACACATCCGTTCTGGCCATTGCGAGTGTATAGGACGTATTGCTCAGGCCGGTAGTCGTGGTCGGCTCAAGGGCAATCGGGTCGAAAGGCGTGTTTTTCTGGGAAAACTGGCCGTTCACAAATGTATAGCCACCGCCCTGAGCAACAAAGGTTCCCATGATGCGATGGAAGACAGTTCCGCTATAGAAGCCCGCATTCACATACTTCAGGAAGTTGGCGGTGGTAATCGGCGCCTTGGCATTCGCCAGACCGAACACCAGCTCGCCCACGCTGGTCATCATGCAGACGGAAGAACCCGCAGTGTAAGCGGTTGAGGCTGCAATCCCCGCTGTACTGCACGGCCAGGGCTGAGTCGCAGTGCTCACATTACCTGCGGCATCCTTCACCCAGATGTAGTAGGGTGTTGCGGGTAACATCGCTGGCAAGGTGAATTGATTACCGGCCTGGAAACAACTGTCGGTCGCAAGTGGCTGTCCCGATTTTTGTGTCAGGCAGTAACCTGCGGCGCCCACATTGTCGGTCGCCGTCACCGCCAGTGTCACCTGACCGTTGCTTGGCTGGGTTACACTCAGACCGGAGATGAGTGGCGGTGTCGTATCCGGCCCACCATTTCCGCCATTGTCAGTCGTTCCGCTCCCTGCACCACCACATGCAGCAAGTGCTACAACCAGTGGCATCAAGGCAAGGTATTTGATTGAACTTTTCATCGTGACGTCTCTAATATTGACCAGCAGACCAGGCTGCAAAGCTGGACAGTATAAAACGTCTGAAACCGCTCATGCCATGTACACTGAATTGAGTTTCCATTCATGCATCATGATTGATACACCACGCAAATCCTGCTTTCCACCCGTCGTCAATTCCGGTACGCACATCCTGATCCTGGGTAGTCTGCCGGGAGATGCTTCACTGACCCTTCAGCAATATTACGGACATCGGCAAAACAAATTCTGGGAGCTCATCGGTGCAGTGATCAATGTCGATCTGCGCCCCCTGCCCTATGATGACCGCTTGCAGCGTTTGCTCGAACAGGGTGTCGGGCTGTGGGACGTCATTGCCGAAGCCGACCGCAAGGGTAGTCTCGACTCGGCCATCCGCAACGAAGCAATCAATCAGTTGACAGCATTGATCGCGTCACTCCCCGAACTCAAGGTGATCGCCTTCAATGGCGGAACGGCTGCGAAAATCGGGCGGCGTCAGTTAAGCCATCTGACACATCAATACACCTTGCTTGATCTGCCATCTAGCAGCCCAGCCTATACACTGGCTTACCCGGCAAAGCTGGCAGGCTGGATGACGCTACGTTCGTCATGAACCCCGCCACATGTGGCGGGAGGGGCAGACGAATTAACGCCCTCAGTCTGATAGACGAATGGCCCCGCACGCATCACAATCTGGGTCTTTGCAGTTTCTTCATCAGGAGTCCCCATGAGCACCACCTCCACCGTCACAGCCCGACTGGGTGACACCCCCTGGGAAGTCACGTTTACCGACGATCTAGGCCACACATGGCGGGCAGATGAGCCTGAATCAATTGGCGGCGCCAATACTGCCACCACCCCCGACCGACTGGTGCTATCCGGCCTGGGCTCCTGCACTGCCATCACCGTAAAGATGGTTGCAGTACGCAAACAGATTCCACTGGAGGGAATTGAAGTCGATGTGCAGCTCAACCCCGACGGCAAACCTGAATCCGGCAATGATCTGGTGCGCACCATTCGCTTACAGGGCAATCTGGATGATGATCAGCGTGCCCAGCTTCTCAAGGCTGCCAATGCCTGCCCGGTTCACAAACTGCTGACCGGCGAAATCCGCATTCACACCAGTATGCAGCAAGCAGCGCCAAACTAAGGAACAGACATGACGCACTTCCAGCGCATTCAGCCGCCCCGCAACGATCTGGGGGAAGGCATGATGGTTATCCGCGCGCTGCCCACCCGCCATCAGCGTACCGTGGGTGCCTGGTGCTTTCTCGATCACATCGGCCCGGTTGATTTCCCGGCGGATCGAGGCATGCATGTGGGTGCTCACCCTCACATCGGTTTGCAAACCTTCACCTGGCTGATCGAAGGCACAATCCATCATCGCGACAGCCTCGGCAACGACATGATCATTCGCCCCGGTGAAGTGAATCTTATGACAGCCGGCCACGGTATTTCGCATACAGAGGACTCGCCAGAGCACGGCCAGCGATTGCACGCAGCGCAGTTGTGGATTGCCCTGCCAGCCGATCAGCATGATTGTCCGCCCGCATTCGAACACCATGCGGCTCTGCCGGCGTGGTCGGAGTACGGCGCGCGCTTTACCTTGCTGGCCGGCAAATTTGGCGATCGGCAATCACCCGCCGGAGTACGCAGCCCTCTGATCGGTCTCGATATTGTTGCCGACAGCAATGCCAGCCTGACCCTCCCGCTTAATCCGGCATTCGAGTATGGCCTCCTGCCTCTGGTGGGAGAGGTGGAAGTGGCCAGTCAAAGGCTGGATCAGGATGAATTTGCATACATCCCGGCCGGACAAGCCAGCTTGTCCCTCACGCTGCCTGCAGGTCATCGTGCCCTGTTGCTAGGGGGCGAGCCTTTGCAGGATGAGCTGATCATGTGGTGGAACTTCGTGGGGTTCTCAAAAGATACGATCCGGAGTGCGCAAACAGAATGGGAACAAGGCAGCGCCCGCTTCGGCCAGATCGGCGATGACTCCGCCCGGCGTCTCGTAGCCCCGCCTCTACCATGGTGAGTGGCTTGGCCTGACAATCGCCAAGCCATTGCCCAGATCGCAATAAGTCGATGGCGTGACAGGGTATTTTCTCTGGCAGACCACCACATAGTAGCGTATCATTGAGCTCACGCATTCATGTGCGGTTTACTACGCTGCACATGAATCCCCACAGGTTCCAGTCTCAAGTTCCTCGCCTCGTTGGCCGATTTCTCTTTCTGATATCACATCCAGAAAGCGCTTCAGTTGATGTTCAAAGCGCTTGATGAGTCTGTTGGCTCGTAATGAAGCGTCAGGATGCACTTCAGTGCATCACAACCGGCATCTCACCATTCTGTTCTCGTCGCTCATTCAGGTTCGATTGCACTTTGGTCTTCCCCATTTCTGTCGGCAGTGTTTGCTGTCGACTCCAGAGGAGCACACGGCATGAAAGAAAAAGAAGGCACCGTTACATTTGAAGGCGTCGTGGTCGACAGCCTGCCTGAATCACGATTTCGCGTCACCCTTGAAAACGGGGTGGAAATTCTGGCCTATGGTTCGGGCAAGATGAAGATGCACCGTATCCGTATACTGACAGGTGACAAGGTTACCGTTGAAATGTCGCCCTACGACCTGACCAAGGGTCGCATTACCTTCCGTCACGCCACAGCAAAAATCGATTCCGGATTTACGCCCCGCAGACGCTAGCACCTCGCATTGCCCCTCAGGACATTCTTCACTACCATATCGCCACTGCTTGCCCATTCCGGCATGCAGTGCGTCTTCAGGGCGGGGTGGAATTCCCCACCGGCGGTAGCCGCAGCATGCTGCGGGAGCCCGCGAGCGCCTTCGGGTCCGGCCGCCGTGCTGCTTGAAGGGTCAGCAGATCCGGTTTAATGCCGGAGCCGACGGTCATGGCATGGATGCATGCCTCATAGTCCGGATGAAAGAAGACAACACCCGACCACCCCCTGATTTTGTCAGTGCGTGGGCGGTGTTTTGCCGTGCGTACGCCAGCGGTTGTTCCGGCACGTACCTGCGGTCTGCCCTGAACGCTTACTTGCCACTTAATCCGACAAGGAGCGTTTCATATGCAAGCCCTTCACCACTCAACCTTTACACATTACTTTCACACCACGACGCCCACCGAGCGGATAAATCGTGCACTTGCCGCCATGCGTGCAGGCAAAGCGGTTGTCTTGCTCGACGATGAAGATCGCGAAAATGAAGCGGATCTGATCGTCGCGGCCGAGCTGATCGATCTTCCCACGATGGCCACCCTGATCCGCGATTGCAGCGGCATCGTCTGCCTGTGTCTACCCGGCCACGCCATGGATGCGCTTGGGCTACCGCCCGTTTGTGCTGAAAACGGCAGTCGCTACGGAACCGCATTTACCATTCCCATCGAAGCACGGCATGGCGTGACAACAGGCGTATCTGCGGCCGATCGCGTCACCACCACACGTGCTGCCCTGACCCTCAATCCTGACAATATCGTGTCTCCCGGCCATCTTTACCCCATCCGCGCCGCAGATGGAGGCGTATTCGCACGGCGCGGCCATACCGAGGGTTCTGTAGATTTGGCGATGTTAGCGGGACTGCAGCCTGCCGCCCTACTATGTGAATTGATGCATCCGGATGGCAGCATGATGCGGGGCGATGCGGTAATTGAATATGCGCATGCACATGATCTGGCTGTGCTGACCATAGAGGATATTGTCCGATTCCGACACTCACTGACCGGCGCAGCAGCATAATCTGATTATGCCCCGGACTCCCTGCTCATTCCGGGTGGGATTCGGGGCAATTGCCTCTGGCATTACATGGCATAATCAAACGCTTTGATATTCGTCTGATCATCTGTTCATGTCTTTTAGCATCCCGTACACATCGCGCATGAGCCTCATTTTCTGCGCTTGCCTGATGGCATTGCCCTGCCTCGCAGATCCGCCCCTGCCTTATATTCGCATGCCCGCAACACAGGGCAATACCACCTATTTTGTTGCCGACGACGAAATCTGGCGGGTTGCCAATGAAGGTGGTTTGGCTACACGACTCAGCGCGCCGGGATTCACGCGCAAGCAGGCTTTTCCAGTTCCGTCGGCCGATGGTAAATGGATTGCATTTGTCAGACCACATGGGCAATTTGAAGAAATCTACCTCATGCCAGCAGAAGGTGGCACGCCACGCAGACTGACTTGGCGCTACCATCATCCGGAAATCTGGGGATTTGCAGACAATGGCGACATCCTGTTCAGTGATACCGACGGCCCCCCTGCTCGCACGCTGCTGACGGTGAATATGCACAGCGGTGTGGTCAGGCAGTTGCCCGTATCACAAGCGAGCGATGGCGCGTTAAGCACTAATGGCCATACCCTCTATTTCACGCGTGGCGGGATGAATAATCATGACAATGCCCGTTTGTATCGGGGTGGCGCACGTGGTCGCGTCTGGAAACTGGATCTGACAGGGCAGTCCGAGGCAGCACCGCTCCTGAAAGATGCGGGCGATTATGCATACCGTCCAATGCCCTACGCCTCTTCGCAAGGTGAGCGGATTGCGTTTCTGTCGGATCGCGATGGCACAGTCAATCTCTGGTCGGTGGGAGCAAACGGACACGCGCTCCGTCAGCACACGTTCTTTAAACAGCAGGACATCCGTCATGCCAGCCTGGATGGCCATCAGGCGGCGTTGGCAGTGGGTTCTGAACTGTACCGGATCGACCTGAATGATTCGCGCGATCACGGACGACACATCCAGCCCGTGCTCAATTCGCCCATGCAGGATCAAGCCGCCTTCGCCGCAGAGATTGATCCCGATTCCGTACAGCATGCTTTTGCGCCCGATGGACTGCATGCAGCATTCATCGCACGCGGGCGACTTGCCATTGCGGATCCAAATGGCGCATTGCACGAACGTCCCTACCCGGCCAATGGAGCATGTACGCTACCGCAATTCGGCATCGATAGTGCCAGCCTCTATGCACTGTGCAGTTTTTCCGGCGAGTATGGTGTCTGGCGCTTCCCGGTCTCCGGCGAGGTGCCTGCTCAACAAATCACGATCGGCCATACCGGCCAGCCAGAACTGGCCGCGATCTCACCCGATGGTCGACAACTCGCTTACACAGATAACCTTGGTCGCCTCTTTCTGGTGGAGGTGCATGGTACTCAGCCTGTGCCGCCCCGCCAGATTCCGCTGGATGCGCTGTCATCCTCTCCCAGTGAGCTGACCTGGTCACCAGACAATGTGTCCCTGATTCTAACGGCACCGGGCGCTGTGCCAGAGCGTGCACGCCTCCTGCATGTGCAGACTGCGACAGGGCGCCAGACCTGGCTCACCACAAGTCGCTACGCCTCATGGCATCCAGTCTTTAGTGATGATGGCAGTCGCTTGCTCTATCGAACAGAACGCGACTTCGGCGCTAGCCAGCATGCCAATCAGGCAGCTGACCGAGCCTTGAATGCGGGCCTTCGCTCATATGAACGTATGCAGATGATGGCATCCAAACCCGATACGGTGACGGGTCTGAGCGATCCGATGCCTTTCCCCTATCCATTGGCAAAAGTGCATCTCGATGATCAGCGCGTCTGGTTTGTGGACAACAACATACTGCGCACTTTTGCGCTGAATGCACCCAGTGTGATGACCGATCTGGCGCATGATGTGCAGGACTACACTCTCTCCAACGATCACACTCGCGCACTGATCAAAACCAGAGATGGCCAGCACATTCGCTGGCGCATCGTCACGCTCAACAATCATCTACCGGGCGACAGCCACCCTATCCAATTCGCAGACTGGCATCCCCGTATCCAGCCCGCCCAGGAATGGCAGGAAATTTTTGTCGATGCCTGGCGGCAACTGCGCGATCGTTTCTTTGATGCCGGTATGCGCGGACTGGACTGGCAGGCCATCCGGCAGCAATTTGAACCAGAACTGGCACGCGTCTCCACCGCACAGGAGTTGTATGATCTGATCGGACGCATGTCGGCAACACTGGGTGCCGGACACAGCACTGTATCGCCACCTGCACCACAGTTTGCGGTCAGCCTCGCGACCCTGGGCGCCTGGGTTTCACCGGTGAAGGGCGGCTGGCGCATTGATTCGATGCTGATGCACGATCCCGAACTGCCCCATCTTGCGCCACCACTCAACGCCGCACGAGAAGACATTCGTGCGGGCGACATCATCACCGCCATCAACGAACAGCCGGTCTCCGGCAAACCGCATCTCAACGAAGCACTCAGAGGAACCGCCGGCCACTCAACCACACTGACACTCATGCGCGGAGAAGACACGATCCAGCGTAGCGTTACCCCCGTTGCCATTACCGAGGAGCAAGATCTGCGTTACGCGCACTGGCGTGTACAAAGGGCACGCCTGACTGACTCCCTATCCAAAGGACGCATTGGCTACGTACATGTTCGGGATATGGCTGGACAAGGACTAGCTGACTTTGCAGATGACTTTTTTGGCGCACTCGACAAGGACGGGATCGTGCTCGATCTCCGCTATAACCTTGGGGGCGGACTCGATAGCGTGATTCTCGACCGGCTCATGCGCCAAGCCTGGGCCTTCAAACGCGAACGACTCGCCTCGTTGGGGGCACCCGTCACCAAATCCAGCCAGGCGTATCGCGGAAAACTTGCGGTGCTCATCAATGAGCAAACCTACTCCAATGGAGAATCCACCGCCGAAGCCATTCAGCGCCTGAAGCTGGGCACTGTCATCGGCATGCCCATTAGTGGCGCGGGGATGTCTCCGATCACGTTGACCATGCTGGATGGTGGCCAGCTTACGCTACCCACAATGACCAAGACCACACTAGATGGTAAAGAGCTGATCGAGGGGCGCGGCGTTCAGCCGGATATACGCGTCGACAACCTGCCTCGTGCTACCTTCAATGGTGAGGATGCACAACTGTCCGCCGCTATTGCCCTTCTATCGAGAGAATTGGCAGCGCACCCCATTCCGTCCCTGAAGGCACCGCAGTATCAGCGCCCCACAGGTCCCTTGCCACACTAGTAGCTACTTGCCGTGATGTTGCATGAATCTCCACGTGAGCAACCATTTACCATGCTTCCTGACACGGCAGTATGCTTTTGGGATAAAGTCAATTTATATGCTTTTATTTGAATGACTTGCACAATGCCCGACCATCCTCCCGCATCCGCATCAGGCGTGCTATACAGTCCAGCCGAACTCTTCGATCGCCATGCCAAACGCTATGCAGATCACTACTTCGATCTGCACGAGTACGATCGCTATTACAGCAAGTGGCTTTCCCAGGTGCGAAAAGGTGGACAGGTGATTGATGTGGCGTGTGGCCCGGGCAATGTCAGCGCCTTTATTCGGTCGGTACGACCCGATTTGCAGGTCACGGGCATCGACATCGCACCCGGTATGATTGCTGAAGCGCAAAGGAGAGTGCCCGATGCCACTTTCCTGGTAAGTGACTGCCGAGATATACCTCTGCTCGGTCAAACTTTTGATGGTGCCGCATTCGCGTTTGGATTGAGCTATCTGGATGATCAGGCTGCAGCTGCCACATTGCAGGCCATATACGATGTTCTCAGCCCCAATGCACCGCTCTATCTATCAACACTTTCGGCCACAAAAACACACACGCTGGTTCAGTCGTCCAGCGCGGGGGAGCGTATGCTGATGCACTACCGAACGCCCGATGCAATACTGGCGCACATCAGTCGAGCAGGATTTATGCTGGTATTCGATACATTGGTAGCCAGCCCCAGTACCGCACGATTTGCGACTGATGACCTCATTGCACTAGCTAAACGCGTTTAAGTGCCATTGAGCAAGTCCAGCTCATCGCATGACGACGGTACTCGAACTGAACGCAGTGGATTAACGCGCCGCTTGTCGGTGAGCCTTTGACCAGACATGCGTATGATCATCGTCAGCATCATGGCGCCATGGCTTGTGCTCTAGATGCGCCAATGCCCCACCTCCAGCGGGCACTGCATGCAACCTAAAGCGCAGCACAGATTGACCGAACGCCTGCTGACCATGCTGCACTCTGCACAAATCTTCAGCTTCATTTGCGTAAATCGGTGAATGCGGATCATAAGCTGTCAGCTTAAGCGCGGCCAGCACGGCAATCGCAGCCGCCCCCGCAATCAGCACATCCAGACCGCCTAGCTCGCCCTCTACTCCGAATAAAAGATAGGCGGCCAGCGAGCCCGGTATAGTCAGGAGAAGCAGCGTCAGAAACGGCCTGAGCCAGTGCGTTTGCCCGACCGAACTGGCGTCGGGTACCCGTTGAACATGCACGGCTTTCAATGCAGCATTCATGATGT
Proteins encoded in this region:
- a CDS encoding peptidylprolyl isomerase, translating into MAISTAYSGQTVCMQTSVGELVFGLANDKAPITTANFLRYVNSGFYGGTVFHRIVASFVGQGGGYTYLPGQFIEKTPPYLPIQLEPTSLTGLHNTMYSIAMARTNDPNSATSQFYINFVDNRSQLDASASNGNTGYAVFGSVINGTSTTIPAMKSLKVESTGGEMSIPDVPPVIYWVYQLK
- a CDS encoding CoA transferase, with protein sequence MGPLHGVKVVEIAGLGPAPFCGMLLADMGAQVILIDRPVSPVPDPLALGKAAIFNRGKQLLRLDLKQPEAIATVLDHLADADILIEGMRPGVMERLGLGPDICHVRNPKLVYGRMTGWGQTGPLAQHAGHDINFAALSGAQWFAGAPGDAPLVPPTLVGDLGGGALYLAMGVLAALLHARQSGQGQVVDAAIVDGSANLMNLLLSLHAGGLQPMQRGTGLLDGPHWYGVYRCACGGWLSVGALEAPFYAIFLNKLGLADDHAFKRPFDPRTWPELRQRLSSLFASHPRTHWMSLFDGTDACVAPVLSPLESAAHPHLGARGVYQTIDGVFQAAPAPRFSLTPAQAGPIPAA
- a CDS encoding enoyl-CoA hydratase/isomerase family protein, which encodes MIDYILDTDGIANLCWNLSGRSQNVLNGESCAAFFDAIDRAIADPDARAILISSAKSDFIAGGDLEWLLASTEAETLFKQTRTIQQALRKLETCGKPVAAALNGSALGGGLEVALACHYRVAAENPKARFGLPEVTLGLLPGAGGTQRLPRLIGVQAALPLLLEGKRLKAADALKLGIVQAIVPAGDEVQAAKAWLVSQLDQPVSQPWDSKGYKVPGGGIQTPAIQQTFMAANALLRQKTKGNYPAATSILSCVYEGLITDIDTGQATEARYFVQAVRSPEAKAMIRTLFFSMNEANKLASRPADIPKRSYASIGVLGAGMMGAGIAYVAAKAGMKVVLLDSTQEAAERGKHYSRTLTDKAVQRGQMTQEKADALLARILPTTDYAALDGAELVVEAVFEDRAIKADVTRQAEAMLAPNGIFASNTSTLPISGLAEASVRPERFIGLHFFSPVDKMPLVEVIIGKATSDVTLAESLDFVKALGMTPIVVNDSRGFYTSRVFSTYVLEGLAMLAEGVKPVLIERAGLMAGMPVGPLALTDEVSSELICKINRQTRADLGDAYTDKPGEQVAERMVTIGRIGKKAGRGYYDYPADGKKQLWAGLAEEFPVAAEQPDVQVLIERFITIQAVETARCMAEGVLMHARDADVGAILGWGFPAYKGGPISHIDTAGLPAFIAQCEALAHQFGPRFAPPPWIKEMAATGRTFYPVAGA
- a CDS encoding OsmC family protein — encoded protein: MSTTSTVTARLGDTPWEVTFTDDLGHTWRADEPESIGGANTATTPDRLVLSGLGSCTAITVKMVAVRKQIPLEGIEVDVQLNPDGKPESGNDLVRTIRLQGNLDDDQRAQLLKAANACPVHKLLTGEIRIHTSMQQAAPN
- a CDS encoding peptidylprolyl isomerase, coding for MMTSVGELVFGLANAKAPITTANFLKYVNAGFYSGTVFHRIMGTFVAQGGGYTFVNGQFSQKNTPFDPIALEPTTTTGLSNTSYTLAMARTDVLNSATSQFYINLVDNSSLLNASASNANTGYAVFGSVISGVGTTTTALQSTQVQSNGSEVSLPIKPPVIYWAYQLK
- a CDS encoding DNA-deoxyinosine glycosylase, which encodes MIDTPRKSCFPPVVNSGTHILILGSLPGDASLTLQQYYGHRQNKFWELIGAVINVDLRPLPYDDRLQRLLEQGVGLWDVIAEADRKGSLDSAIRNEAINQLTALIASLPELKVIAFNGGTAAKIGRRQLSHLTHQYTLLDLPSSSPAYTLAYPAKLAGWMTLRSS